A window from Symbiopectobacterium purcellii encodes these proteins:
- the dusC gene encoding tRNA dihydrouridine(16) synthase DusC, producing MRILLAPMEGVLDALVRELLTDINEYDLCITEFLRVVDTLLPVKSFYRLCPELHHASRTPSGTQVRIQLLGQYPQWLAENAARAVALGSYGVDLNCGCPSKLVNGSGGGATLLKDPELIYQGAKAMREAVPRHLPVTVKIRLGWDSGDRQFEIADAVQQAGASELVVHGRTKEDGYKAERINWAAIGEIRKRLSIPVVANGEVWDWQSAQDCIAVTGCQDIMIGRGALNVPNLSKVIKYNAPPLPWPEVVALLQRYTQLEKQGDTGMYHVARIKQWLGYLRKAYVEADELFRQIRTLTTSDAIARTIATLA from the coding sequence ATGCGTATCCTCCTTGCGCCGATGGAAGGGGTTCTCGATGCTCTGGTACGGGAACTGCTGACCGACATCAATGAGTACGATCTGTGTATCACCGAGTTTTTACGCGTGGTAGATACGCTGCTGCCCGTTAAATCCTTCTACCGCCTTTGCCCCGAACTGCACCATGCCAGCCGCACACCCTCTGGCACCCAGGTGCGTATCCAATTATTGGGACAGTACCCGCAATGGCTGGCGGAGAACGCTGCACGTGCAGTGGCGCTCGGCTCCTACGGGGTTGACCTCAATTGTGGTTGCCCATCAAAGCTGGTGAATGGCAGCGGCGGTGGCGCTACGTTGCTAAAAGATCCTGAATTGATCTATCAGGGGGCGAAGGCCATGCGTGAGGCGGTGCCACGTCATCTCCCGGTGACGGTGAAAATCCGTTTAGGTTGGGATTCGGGCGATCGTCAATTTGAAATTGCCGATGCTGTTCAGCAAGCGGGTGCCAGCGAGTTGGTGGTTCATGGGCGCACCAAAGAAGATGGCTACAAAGCGGAGCGCATTAACTGGGCGGCCATTGGTGAAATCCGCAAACGTTTATCGATCCCGGTGGTGGCGAACGGCGAAGTCTGGGACTGGCAAAGCGCTCAGGATTGCATCGCGGTTACCGGGTGTCAGGACATTATGATTGGGCGCGGCGCGCTTAACGTGCCCAATCTGAGTAAAGTCATTAAATACAATGCCCCGCCGTTGCCTTGGCCCGAGGTGGTCGCGTTGTTGCAGCGCTACACCCAACTCGAAAAGCAGGGAGATACTGGCATGTACCATGTGGCGCGCATCAAACAGTGGCTCGGTTATTTACGAAAAGCCTATGTTGAGGCCGACGAACTGTTTCGCCAAATTCGAACTCTGACCACGTCAGATGCTATTGCGCGAACCATCGCCACACTGGCCTGA